CTAAACATATATGCGTTTTTTTATATCTATAAAATATTATACAATAAGGAATGTATGACGTAAAGTTAAAACGTTTGTACTTTTATATTATTTATTTTATTACAGCAGAGTGAAATATACAAAAAAGAAATTTAAAAAGGGGGGGATTGTTTCTATGTGAAATTACTAGTGTTCTTATATCATATGAAGATTATGCTTGAATCTCTGTTTTGTTATCTCCCCCCGAGGGGCTCTCAATTTGACTTAATACAGAAACCAGTATTAAATATCCCTATATGAAAAGCAGCCTCATCTTTTTCAACAGGAAATTGCAGAGATGGACCATTTTCCCCATGATCGTTCTATGTAATTTTGCCATTGTGTCTCTCTTCATATTCAATCCCCAGAGTTTTCTATTCCCCCCCAGCTGGACGTATCAGTTTCTGGCCCTTCTGATTTTCAATTTTATTTTGTCCCTTCTTATATTTTTAATACCCGTAGAAGCATCGCCCTCCAGAGGCATCACGACGGCCTTCCTGTTTATAGCGCAGCTGGGATGCAAATACATCATGACCAAACCCTTCAGCACCAATATCTGGTTTGAGTTTTTTCTGATCATCATCATGCTTCTGGAAGGGATTCTCCTTCTGACTACCGTAGAAATTCTATTTTTAACCACTGTGATCATGTCCACCGTCCTCTTTACCGTCCACAATGAAATATTCTGGGACATTGAAGTGGGTGCCAGAACCTGGGACCTTAAAAGCTCCCTTCTCATCCTGACCATGATGATTTCCAGCCTCTGCATCATGATAAAACACGCTCATAATCTGCTGCTCCAATACAGACAGATCCAGACCAATCAAAGACTGATCATCCAGAAACTGTCTGCCTCCAACTCTGAACTCCAGCAGTATGCCAATATTGCGGAAGAGAAAAGCATGATTCATGAACGCCTGAAGATGACCAGAGAAATCCATGACACCGTCGGATATACCATGACAAACCTTCTGATGATGCTGGAAGCCAGTACGGACCTTGTGAAGACAGATCCTGTCAAACTCGAAAAACTGCTTCACCAGGCACTGGATATTACTAAGAACGGGCATAAAGAAATAAGACAATCCCTGAGAGTCCTCAGAAACACAAAAGTCAAAGAGAAAAACAGTATTGAGTCCATACAGAATCTGACAGGCATATTCATGGAATCGACGGGTGTCAAAGTAAGGGTGGAATTCGGAAACCTTCCCTGGGTTCTGAACAGGAAAATAGATCATATCATTTACCGTTTCCTCCAGGAGGCCATGACCAACGCCCTCACCCATGGAGATGCCAAAAACATCAGCATTCAATTCTGGAGAAACGAGGGATTAATTCAGATCAGCCTGGAAGATGATGGAAAAGGAAGCCTTGATATTGAGCAGGGAATCGGCTTAAAAGGAATGACAGAGCGATTGGCCGAAGTTGAAGGCAGCTTGTCTTATGAGAATACCTCTATGGGTTTTTCAATCCGGGCGGTCATTCCCTGGAGTTATGATGAGTAATATCTTTGCCTTAGTCTACAGCTTAGTCTATAATATGAAATATGATAGTCAATATACATGATGCGAAAACTCATTTCTCGAAATATATCAACAAAGTTCTGCTGGGTGAAGAGATGATTATCGCAAAGAACGGGAAACCTATTGTTAAGATGACTCCCCTCAGTCAGAGAAATGAAAAGAGAACTCCCGGATTATCCTGTGGACAAATAGAGATTTCTGATAGTTTTGATGATCCCCTTGACAGGATGCTCATTGCTCAGGCTATGGCTGAAAATATGGTCATTGCCTCCAAAGACTCTCTGATCAGGCAATACGATGGAGTCATGACTCTCTGGTAAGAAGCGAAGTTATTTCCGGTCCTCCCCGAAATCGGGCATACGTCTCAGAAACAGCACGGGCATTATCATAAGGAGAGCCAGTACGATAAACCCCGCCCAGCCGATGCCCATATCGCCAAAGATCCCCAGCAGAGCAGGAACCACCCCTGAACCGATACTGACACCAACGGTAATAATCAGCGAGTAGGTTATATTCTGGTAGCGAGGATCGCCGATTTCCGCAATGGACGAAAGAAGTGCCGGAAAGAGGATGGCCATGATAGCAGGCTGGGCGATAACCACTGCCAGGATCATTGGCCCGCGGACAACACCGATAAGCCCTGTAAAACAGGCGGAAAAAAGAAGTACGCCGCTGATTGTCCGCCTGCGGCCGAAGCGGTTGATAATCTTCCCCGTACGCATTAAAAGCAGAATACCAGCCACTCTGGAGCCAGACAGCGCCAGATTGACGATATGGGACTGCATATGATGTTCGGTTACAAGGTAGGCCGGAAGGATGACGTAAACCCCCTGAAGTCCGGCGAGGGCCGCACAGAGTATAGACATTCCAAGTATTGTGTGTTTCTTACGCAGCAGGGTTCCTACAATTTTAAAATCGGGAGCAGTCCCCATACCGCCTGAGGGCGCCCCCCAACGCTGAAAGGCGACGGCTGCCAAGGCACATATAAACGCCATCCAGAGAAGTACACCT
The Oceanispirochaeta sp. genome window above contains:
- a CDS encoding MFS transporter; this translates as MTPQQKTNPLLMVSMLILAVFFSMASRAVFSPLMPTLQAEMGFSLSAAGTLFLLISISYGITMLLSGFLSARIGHGKTITVSLGMISLGLMLAACSQGIVLLAVALIFIGAAAGIYPPSGLVMINTKIDIKYQSTALSFHEIGPNAALLLAPLIVLSLEPWFGWRGVLLWMAFICALAAVAFQRWGAPSGGMGTAPDFKIVGTLLRKKHTILGMSILCAALAGLQGVYVILPAYLVTEHHMQSHIVNLALSGSRVAGILLLMRTGKIINRFGRRRTISGVLLFSACFTGLIGVVRGPMILAVVIAQPAIMAILFPALLSSIAEIGDPRYQNITYSLIITVGVSIGSGVVPALLGIFGDMGIGWAGFIVLALLMIMPVLFLRRMPDFGEDRK
- a CDS encoding type II toxin-antitoxin system prevent-host-death family antitoxin gives rise to the protein MIVNIHDAKTHFSKYINKVLLGEEMIIAKNGKPIVKMTPLSQRNEKRTPGLSCGQIEISDSFDDPLDRMLIAQAMAENMVIASKDSLIRQYDGVMTLW
- a CDS encoding histidine kinase is translated as MKSSLIFFNRKLQRWTIFPMIVLCNFAIVSLFIFNPQSFLFPPSWTYQFLALLIFNFILSLLIFLIPVEASPSRGITTAFLFIAQLGCKYIMTKPFSTNIWFEFFLIIIMLLEGILLLTTVEILFLTTVIMSTVLFTVHNEIFWDIEVGARTWDLKSSLLILTMMISSLCIMIKHAHNLLLQYRQIQTNQRLIIQKLSASNSELQQYANIAEEKSMIHERLKMTREIHDTVGYTMTNLLMMLEASTDLVKTDPVKLEKLLHQALDITKNGHKEIRQSLRVLRNTKVKEKNSIESIQNLTGIFMESTGVKVRVEFGNLPWVLNRKIDHIIYRFLQEAMTNALTHGDAKNISIQFWRNEGLIQISLEDDGKGSLDIEQGIGLKGMTERLAEVEGSLSYENTSMGFSIRAVIPWSYDE